In the Vibrio agarivorans genome, TGATCACGGTGAGTCAATGGAATGCCTGCGTAAGAGGTCGCGCCTGCCGCTGCCGTAATTCCCGGAACGACTTCAAAGGAGATGTTGTGCTCAGCGAGCTCTTCAAGCTCTTCACCGCCACGACCGAAGATGAATGAGTCGCCGCCTTTTAGACGCACAACACGCTTACCTTCGAGGGCTTTTTCTACCAAGATTTGATTGATTTGGTCTTGAGGAACGCAGTGAAAATCCAGTTGTTTGCCAACGTAAATACGCTCAGCCGTGTCATTGGCTATCGCAAGAATCTCTTCTGAGACCAAACGGTCATACACCAAGACTTCCGCTTGTTGAATAACGCGATAGCCTTTCACAGTTAACAAATCAGGATCGCCAGGGCCCGCTCCAACCAAAGAAACAAATCCGCCTTGACTTGCTTGAACTGCGTTTGTAGACATAGG is a window encoding:
- the cobA gene encoding uroporphyrinogen-III C-methyltransferase; amino-acid sequence: MSTNAVQASQGGFVSLVGAGPGDPDLLTVKGYRVIQQAEVLVYDRLVSEEILAIANDTAERIYVGKQLDFHCVPQDQINQILVEKALEGKRVVRLKGGDSFIFGRGGEELEELAEHNISFEVVPGITAAAGATSYAGIPLTHRDHAQSVQFITGHIQKNGQEIQWSSLAQPNNTLVFYMGLKQCRHIQANLIEQGIDINMPCAIIENGTRKEQRVFTGKLSELGDLAEQAISPALIVVGSVTSLHDKLKWF